Proteins from one Drosophila gunungcola strain Sukarami chromosome 3R, Dgunungcola_SK_2, whole genome shotgun sequence genomic window:
- the LOC128251722 gene encoding serine protease inhibitor 88Ea, giving the protein MHTLSLFLLGILPIIVLADIGKHDQSLLTNRSRIFEGEREFSITMLKQIRKNNPNGNMFFSPYSVYNALLIAFFASSGTTEAQLVNGLYLNWASSKGQVLGAYAVQKKLDDRRAFQNPLQLSSANRIFVDEKVKVVKKFKTLLNDEIKQTDFKNKPMKSLQEINDWIANKTYNQIHDILSSEEITSNTMLVLANAAYMKGQWLSQFKVERTTPKPFYITPNQQEVVPMMRQKGTFKMNIAENLQSQILRLPFRTQYEWADKLNATPDNKSDVSMVLILPSSSEVSIDDVITRLDATLLENLIETSVPREIELSLPKFQFEQRTGITPILANMGITQMFTGDATFDDLTFEHVSFDDAQHVAKIKVDEMGTTAAAATVLFSSRSARPADPNQFNCDHPFLFLIYDHKVKTILFAGVYSDPREMQH; this is encoded by the exons ATGCATACCCTCAGCTTGTTCCTGCTAGGGATACTCCCTATAATTGTCCTAGCCGACATTGGCAAACATGACCAATCCCTACTAACGAATCGTTCAAGAATATTCGAAGGAGAAAGAGAATTTTCTATAACAATGCTGAAGCAGATCCGAAAGAACAATCCGAACGGCAACATGTTTTTCTCCCCGTACAGTGTCTATAATGCTTTGCTCATAGCCTTTTTTGCTTCGTCCGGAACCACGGAAGCCCAGCTGGTCAATGGGCTTTATCTGAACTGGGCTTCCTCTAAGGGACAGGTGCTGGGCGCATATGCCGTACAAAAAAAGTTAGACGATCGGCGAGCATTTCAAAATCCGCTGCAGCTCTCTTCTGCGAACCGTATATTCGTGGACGAGAAGGTGAAAGTGgtcaaaaagtttaaaacccTCCTAAACGATGAAATCAAGCAAACCGACTTTAAGAACAAACCGATGAAGTCACTCCAGGAAATCAACGACTGGATCGCAAATAAGACGTACAACCAGATCCACGACATTCTCAGTTCCGAAGAAATCACTTCTAATACCATGTTGGTCCTGGCCAACGCCGCCTACATGAAGGGCCAGTGGCTCAGCCAGTTCAAGGTGGAGAGGACCACTCCAAAGCCCTTTTACATAACCCCCAACCAACAGGAGGTGGTTCCCATGATGCGACAGAAGGGCACGTTCAAGATGAACATCGCCGAAAACTTGCAATCCCAAATCCTCAGGCTGCCCTTCCGGACTCAATATGAGTGGGCAGACAAGTTAAATGCCACTCCCGATAATAAGTCCGATGTTTCCATGGTGCTCATCCTGCCGTCCTCCAGCGAAGTTTCCATTGACGATGTAATTACCCGACTGGATGCCACCTTATTGGAGAATCTGATCGAAACTTCCGTGCCGCGTGAGATCGAATTGTCGCTGCCCAAATTCCAGTTTGAGCAACGTACTGGAATTACTCCG ATCCTTGCCAATATGGGCATTACCCAGATGTTCACCGGTGATGCCACCTTCGATGATTTAACCTTTGAGCACGTTTCCTTCGATGACGCCCAGCATGTGGCCAAGATCAAGGTGGACGAAATGGGAACCACTGCGGCGGCAGCCACCGTCCTCTTTTCCAGTCGATCCGCTAGGCCCGCCGATCCCAACCAGTTCAATTGCGACCATCCTTTCCTGTTCCTCATCTACGATCACAAAGTCAAAACCATCCTTTTCGCAGGCGTCTATAGCGACCCCAGGGAAATGCAGCACTAA
- the LOC128251721 gene encoding serine protease inhibitor 88Ea translates to MHILSLSLMVILPAVALAGLCGVEPDASLLDGRENLYKGQQNFAVSMLDAIRESTPNENVFFSPYSTYHALLLAYFGSSGETEQELKKVLHLDWADSKELVRSAYVLEKKNRKERQSNMPLEFSSADRIFFANDLPLTHCAQTRLVDEVKKIDFKNKPEESRKEINDWIAQDTHNQIRNMLSADEITPRTRLVLANAAYLKGQWLSQFKTEKTAPMPFYTSPSNLSLVPMMQQKGTFLLNVDEQLRAHVLQLPYRTVFESQEKPDSLPDENSDISMVLILPPFNSNSLEDVLSRLNADSLDESLKQAMPREIEVSLPKFEFEQRLELSPILVKMGVTKMFDESSATFDDLTSEAISIGDSKHVAKIKVDEEGSTAAAATVLFTYRSARPVEPAKFECNHPFLFVIYDRTSRSILFTGIYRDPKTIKQ, encoded by the exons ATGCATATCCTCAGCCTATCTCTGATGGTGATCCTGCCGGCTGTCGCCTTGGCAGGACTTTGTGGCGTTGAGCCCGACGCGAGCCTACTGGATGGCAGGGAAAACCTCTACAAGGGACAGCAGAACTTCGCCGTGTCCATGCTGGATGCGATCCGGGAGAGCACTCCCAACGAGAACGTCTTCTTCTCGCCGTACAGCACCTACCACGCCCTGCTCCTCGCCTATTTCGGATCCTCCGGGGAGACGGAGCAGGAGCTTAAGAAGGTGCTGCATCTGGATTGGGCCGACTCCAAGGAGCTGGTGCGCAGCGCCTACGTCCTGGAGAAGAAGAACCGCAAGGAGCGTCAGAGCAACATGCCGCTGGAGTTCTCCTCCGCGGACCGCATATTCTTCGCCAACGATCTGCCGCTGACACACTGTGCGCAGACCCGCCTGGTTGACGAGGTCAAGAAGATCGACTTCAAGAACAAGCCCGAGGAGTCGCGCAAGGAGATCAACGACTGGATCGCCCAGGACACGCACAACCAAATCCGCAACATGCTCAGCGCCGATGAGATCACTCCGCGCACCCGCTTGGTCCTGGCCAACGCCGCCTACCTCAAGGGCCAGTGGCTCAGCCAGTTCAAGACGGAGAAGACTGCTCCGATGCCCTTCTACACCTCGCCGTCGAACTTATCGCTGGTGCCCATGATGCAGCAGAAGGGCACCTTCCTGCTGAACGTCGACGAGCAGCTGCGCGCCCACGTCCTCCAGCTGCCCTACCGCACGGTCTTCGAGTCGCAGGAGAAGCCCGACAGCTTGCCCGATGAGAACTCGGACATCTCCATGGTGCTCATCCTGCCGCCCTTCAACAGCAACTCATTGGAGGATGTGCTCTCCCGGCTCAACGCCGATAGCCTGGATGAGTCGCTCAAGCAGGCCATGCCACGTGAAATTGAGGTGTCGCTGCCCAAGTTCGAATTCGAACAGCGCCTGGAACTGAGCCCA ATCCTCGTCAAAATGGGAGTAACGAAAATGTTCGACGAGTCCTCCGCTACCTTCGACGACTTGACCTCGGAGGCCATTTCCATCGGAGACTCCAAGCACGTGGCCAAGATCAAGGTGGACGAGGAGGGAAGCACTGCGGCGGCGGCCACAGTTCTCTTCACCTACCGCTCGGCCAGGCCCGTGGAGCCCGCCAAGTTCGAGTGCAACCATCCGTTCCTTTTCGTCATCTACGATCGCACCTCCAGGTCGATCCTGTTTACGGGCATCTATCGCGatccaaaaacaattaagcAGTAA
- the LOC128251720 gene encoding uncharacterized protein LOC128251720 isoform X1 — protein MSQNQSYFWQTTRHNVYLKRTAKWHMALALMVVLTFGTICAAEAQPDSADNAVIESGIQSDMEMQADLNKPTDLSSLAEKPKDAADRPKTKGTFIDAFTASISVILLTELGDKTFFIAAIMAMRHPRLIVFGGAIAALALMTVLSCVFGMAANFIPKTYTYYISTALFLIFGLKMLYDGYKMKPTDAQEELEEVQSDLRKREDELMRKASRKYEDSEGKRKNSNSDKEDVSEQALIHGRSSVSAGAGATSIGDSDMQHRQRKQRNHLNNNNSTTHSNSKQNSCDKTGTDDEDRDQHESEVFLKEGGRIVEQLKMKTYHSSPAHSAASSNQTEQTNSIAASTTTVDVQLAGHPTDPSVGDASEPRAPLAGHDSMHSLNGSLNGDSAGPANGTLKARLDRDVNAALVSDAESGRRRPQKRGATYFTMRILAQAFTMTFLAEWGDRSQLTTIILAASKDVYGVIAGGIIGHCICTGLAVIGGRLVASKISVRTVTIVGGIVFIGFAIYAVAMPPEDL, from the exons ATGTCACAAAATCAATCCTACTTCTGGCAGACGACCAGACACAATGTATACCTGAAGCGCACGGCCAAATGGCACATGGCGCTGGCCTTGATGGTGGTGCTCACATTTGGCACAATTTGTGCGGCGGAAGCTCAACCAGATAGTGCGGACAATGCGGTTATTGAATCCGGAATTCAGAGC GACATGGAGATGCAAGCAGATTTGAATAAGCCAACGGACCTAAGCTCTTTAGCAGAGAAACCAAAGGATGCTGCAGATCGGCCAAAGACGAAGGGAACTTTCATCGATGCGTTTACCGCATCGATCTCTGTTATCTTATTAACAGAGCTAGGGGATAAGACTTTCTTTATAGCTGCCATAATGGCCATGCGCCATCCGCGTTTGATTGTCTTTGGCGGTGCCATTGCCGCCTTGGCCCTTATGACGGTACTCTCATGCGTATTTGGCATGGCAGCGAACTTTATTCCTAAG ACTTATACGTATTATATCTCAActgcattatttttaatattcggCTTGAAAATGCTGTACGACGGCTACAAAATGAAGCCAACCGACGCTCAGGAGGAATTGGAAGAGGTTCAATCTGATCTGCGCAAGCGCGAGGATGAG TTAATGCGCAAAGCCAGCCGAAAGTACGAGGACTCGGAGGGCAAGCGAAAGAACAGCAACTCGGACAAGGAGGATGTCAGCGAGCAGGCGCTCATCCATGGCCGCAGTTCCGTTTCCGCCGGAGCAGGAGCCACCAGCATCGGTGACTCCGACATGCAGCACCgccagcgaaagcagcgcaacCACctcaacaacaataacagcacCACCCATTCTAATAGTAAGCAAAATAGCTGTGATAAAACTGGCACCGATGACGAGGACCGGGATCAGCACGAGTCGGAGGTGTTCCTCAAGGAGGGCGGCCGCATTGTCGAGCAGCTCAAGATGAAGACCTACCACAGCAGCCCGGCCCACTCGGCGGCCTCATCGAACCAGACCGAACAAACCAACTCCATTGCCGCCTCCACAACCACCGTCGATGTCCAGCTGGCTGGTCATCCCACCGATCCGTCCGTCGGAGATGCCTCGGAGCCCCGGGCTCCGTTGGCCGGACACGATAGCATGCACAGCCTCAACGGCAGCCTTAACGGAGACTCCGCCGGACCGGCTAATGGCACCCTCAAAGCACGG CTGGACCGTGATGTGAATGCGGCGCTTGTAAGTGACGCCGAGAGCGGTCGTCGTCGTCCACAGAAACGCGGTGCCACCTACTTCACCATGCGCATCCTGGCCCAAGCATTCACAATGACCTTCCTGGCCGAGTGGGGCGACCGCTCCCAACTGACCACCATTATTCTCGCCGCCAGCAAG GACGTTTATGGCGTCATCGCTGGCGGTATTATTGGCCACTGCATCTGCACTGGCCTGGCTGTGATTGGAGGTCGTCTAGTGGCTTCCAAAATCTCTGTTCGCACTGTCACCATCGTCGGTGGCATTGTGTTCATCGGATTCGCCATCTACGCTGTCGCCATGCCACCGGAGGACTTATAG
- the LOC128251720 gene encoding transmembrane protein 165 isoform X2, translating to MSQNQSYFWQTTRHNVYLKRTAKWHMALALMVVLTFGTICAAEAQPDSADNAVIESGIQSDMEMQADLNKPTDLSSLAEKPKDAADRPKTKGTFIDAFTASISVILLTELGDKTFFIAAIMAMRHPRLIVFGGAIAALALMTVLSCVFGMAANFIPKTYTYYISTALFLIFGLKMLYDGYKMKPTDAQEELEEVQSDLRKREDELDRDVNAALVSDAESGRRRPQKRGATYFTMRILAQAFTMTFLAEWGDRSQLTTIILAASKDVYGVIAGGIIGHCICTGLAVIGGRLVASKISVRTVTIVGGIVFIGFAIYAVAMPPEDL from the exons ATGTCACAAAATCAATCCTACTTCTGGCAGACGACCAGACACAATGTATACCTGAAGCGCACGGCCAAATGGCACATGGCGCTGGCCTTGATGGTGGTGCTCACATTTGGCACAATTTGTGCGGCGGAAGCTCAACCAGATAGTGCGGACAATGCGGTTATTGAATCCGGAATTCAGAGC GACATGGAGATGCAAGCAGATTTGAATAAGCCAACGGACCTAAGCTCTTTAGCAGAGAAACCAAAGGATGCTGCAGATCGGCCAAAGACGAAGGGAACTTTCATCGATGCGTTTACCGCATCGATCTCTGTTATCTTATTAACAGAGCTAGGGGATAAGACTTTCTTTATAGCTGCCATAATGGCCATGCGCCATCCGCGTTTGATTGTCTTTGGCGGTGCCATTGCCGCCTTGGCCCTTATGACGGTACTCTCATGCGTATTTGGCATGGCAGCGAACTTTATTCCTAAG ACTTATACGTATTATATCTCAActgcattatttttaatattcggCTTGAAAATGCTGTACGACGGCTACAAAATGAAGCCAACCGACGCTCAGGAGGAATTGGAAGAGGTTCAATCTGATCTGCGCAAGCGCGAGGATGAG CTGGACCGTGATGTGAATGCGGCGCTTGTAAGTGACGCCGAGAGCGGTCGTCGTCGTCCACAGAAACGCGGTGCCACCTACTTCACCATGCGCATCCTGGCCCAAGCATTCACAATGACCTTCCTGGCCGAGTGGGGCGACCGCTCCCAACTGACCACCATTATTCTCGCCGCCAGCAAG GACGTTTATGGCGTCATCGCTGGCGGTATTATTGGCCACTGCATCTGCACTGGCCTGGCTGTGATTGGAGGTCGTCTAGTGGCTTCCAAAATCTCTGTTCGCACTGTCACCATCGTCGGTGGCATTGTGTTCATCGGATTCGCCATCTACGCTGTCGCCATGCCACCGGAGGACTTATAG
- the LOC128263223 gene encoding E3 ubiquitin-protein ligase RNF123, with protein MSISKLFVKVFNEDIFEQVDHDNLYSDLDDDLEGANCSTVPDPKPPKLADLSVTKQMIIVRTWLDDKYQQIQTDSNEEIRRLYTETENRIGPDLTIFDVDYTTTVRVSPDRLTLRSQGSFNTVRANCCVYGGRWMYEIHLHTKGVMQIGWASNSCQFNENSGVGDTKSSYGYDGSKQQIWHISTKKYGDKWQIGDVIGVTIDVEKEVIEYYRNGRSMGVAFNKLEKGPGITFFAAISLGYTQGIGANFGNRPFMYPVLGFQPLMARPILKLRRANLLMNYLINLAGIFSKYNAQSATAPTNGTEARVSTKKTVYCIFATLLIEKFTNEIFDPYIIEDVLLNRIASLTTLMVEKESRHTVLQGLLSLFWNYMEGDEIKFVLRKLVNALLGTFTHTIQGLDYEKHRQALSMLHCLCLHEQTRKYLLEGKLFKKHCLAFFLYIHPLEFYIMEELLPDSMAWTEGIDGPKDKYLNVVDKVRKVTEPLYAAQKDLLSTLLINFDGTRESPSSRSIFLVKLRRYVIDLSMEQRPFHAFFFMHSSSIQHPLDAPVALAFAGILIDQTRAMFKEEMPSKIVEVNSDFFIDGTFDYMHFDRVGGVLSHLRKVHRGDIDARLGAARTQQIYDDDRQNLRVNEVDTTLYLLGENINNVAVVGHTQGASNSTYTHFLNPRPSSSAESTPGNADMEISLCELLDLCIIFYYSAGHKYIVKIATVRDEIAALNEVLKETKFYREDIERKLVALEQHANVCMNENHQHVMGELRSKFSQRQNVFATRSIALARKQIWLRAVALNGHRRSLLIWLLERMLRTLTTASNTGSLFSFVPEVYVNTLPILLDAVMDFSHHDLKAQFEASDAECGVNSAAEFLGIHSADPRIVLASCKDSMLQALGTLTCHKSGVRALERTSKRSQACLVRALLRPYENRAWGQSNWLLLRFWMGEGYAYKDSRQPSVWQGGSLPLHQGLCRSRSRNETHTGLLHNVAPANPSKHFQRLIGAKLLEDEPFATAFLNSVLSQLNWAFSEFILLLQEIQNTAQRQENTLFEPKQLKICSMCFELTVSLMRCLEMVITAAPEVVTDASRPNSDLLLNRICQLISQVLSRVTVPPGCFQFVVDMCSADLNAVTHYPIVTAALGILLALMQEELESDMRPQIVTRVSRAFLTDPSFQFATLEFALGEIRTPLLEQKTIPRGNFDPSSRPHIDPLTNDVRVPLPNNSKRIRADPPILKFALNDFPSHVSAEEIDNVRSLIESLRVKQTLLSDITLPSEDSLCPICCAKPITAVFTPCKHQSCSDCIMQHMMNSKVCFYCKTTIQTIETLDGTVIYSNDEVVPTPMVERA; from the exons ATGTCGATCTcaaaattattcgtgaaagtGTTCAACGAGGATATATTCGAGCAGGTGGACCACGACAATCTGTACTCGGATTTGGACGATGACTTGGAGGGTGCAAATTGCTCAACGGTGCCGGATCCGAAGCCCCCAAAGCTCGCCGATTTGTCCGTGACCAA GCAGATGATCATAGTGCGAACGTGGCTAGATGACAAGTACCAGCAAATCCAGACGGACAGCAATGAGGAAATTCGGCGCCTGTACACGGAGACGGAAAACCGCATCGGGCCGGACCTGACCATTTTCGACGTGGACTACACGACCACGGTGCGCGTGTCCCCGGATCGCCTGACCCTGCGCTCCCAGGGAAGCTTTAATACGGTCCGGGCAAATTGTTGCGTGTACGGCGGTCGCTGGATGTATGAG ATCCACCTTCACACCAAGGGGGTCATGCAGATTGGGTGGGCCTCCAACTCCTGCCAGTTCAACGAAAACAGCGGCGTAGGGGATACCAAGTCTAGCTATGGATACGATGGCAGCAAGCAGCAGATCTGGCATATATCCACCAAGAA ATACGGTGATAAATGGCAGATCGGCGACGTCATCGGCGTGACCATCGATGTGGAGAAGGAAGTGATCGAGTACTACCGAAATGGACGCTCGATGGGCGTGGCGTTCAACAAGCTGGAGAAAGGTCCGGGCATAACTTTCTTCGCAGCCATCTCCCTGGGCTACACGCAGGGTATCGGGGCGAACTTCGGGAATCGTCCGTTCATGTATCCGGTGCTGGGCTTCCAACCGCTCATGGCCCGCCCCATCCTCAAGCTGCGTCGGGCCAATCTGCTAATGAATTACCTGATAAACCTGGCTGGGATATTTTCCAAGTACAATGCTCAGTCAGCGACAGCACCAACCAACGGCACTGAGGCACGCGTTTCCACCAAAAAGACGGTGTACTGCATCTTTGCCACCTTACTGATTGAGAAGTTCACGAACGAGATATTTGATCCGTACATTATCGAGGACGTGTTGCTCAACAGGATCGCGAGCCTGACAACGCTGATGGTCGAGAAGGAGAGCCGACACACCGTGCTTCAGGGCTTGTTGTCGCTGTTTTGGAACTACATGGAGGGCGACGAGATTAAGTTCGTGTTACGCAAGCTGGTAAACGCCCTGCTGGGCACCTTTACGCATACGATTCAGGGTCTGGATTATGAAAAGCACCGCCAGGCATTGAGTATGCTTCACTGCCTCTGTCTGCACGAGCAGACCAGAAAGTATCTGCTGGAGGGAAAGCTGTTCAAGAAGCACTG TCTTGCTTTTTTCCTTTATATCCATCCACTGGAATTCTACATCATGGAAGAGTTGCTACCAGACAGCATGGCCTGGACGGAGGGAATCGATGGACCCAAAGATAAGTATCTAAATGTAGTAGACAAGGTGCGAAAGGTCACGGAGCCATTGTATGCAGCACAAAAGGACTTACTTTCAACGTTGCTGATAAACTTCGATGGAACGAGAGAGAGTCCGTCCAGCCGGTCTATATTTCTGGTCAAGCTGCGTCGCTATGTGATCGATCTCAGCATGGAACAAAGG CCCTTCCATGCCTTTTTCTTCATGCATTCTTCGAGCATTCAACATCCACTGGATGCGCCTGTGGCCCTTGCCTTTGCAGGCATTCTTATTGATCAGACACGCGCGATGTTTAAGGAGGAAATGCCCAGTAAGATTGTGGAGGTGAACAGCGACTTTTTTATCGATGGTACTTTTGACTATATGCACTTCGATCGTGTTGGAGGCGTCCTGTCTCATTTGAGAAAAGTCCATCGGGGTGACATCGATGCCAGGCTAGGAGCGGCTCGCACTCAGCAGATATATGATGATGATCGTCAGAACTTGCGGGTCAATGAAGTGG aTACAACGCTGTACCTGCTGGGCGAGAATATCAATAATGTGGCTGTAGTCGGACACACTCAGGGCGCCAGCAACAGCACATACACCCACTTCCTAAACCCCAGACCCAGCAGTAGCGCCGAATCTACGCCGGGCAATGCAGATATGGAGATCAGTCTCTGTGAGCTCTTGGATCTGTGCATCATCTTTTATTACTCGGCCGGTCacaaatatattgttaagATAGCCACGGTGAGGGACGAGATCGCTGCTCTGAACGAAGTGCTCAAGGAGACTAAATTCTACCGAGAGGACATAGAACGTAAGTTGGTTGCGCTGGAGCAGCATGCCAATGTCTGCATGAACGAGAATCACCAGCATGTGATGGGCGAGCTTCGGTCCAAATTCAGTCAGCGCCAGAATGTCTTTGCG ACACGCTCCATAGCGCTGGctagaaaacaaatttggcTAAGAGCAGTGGCCCTGAATGGTCACAGGCGATCCTTGCTCATATGGCTACTAGAGCGTATGCTTCGAACACTGACG ACCGCTTCGAACACCGGTTCTTTGTTCTCATTTGTACCTGAGGTGTATGTGAATACACTACCTATTCTGCTGGATGCCGTGATGGACTTCAGCCACCATGATTTAAAGGCCCAGTTCGAGGCATCAGATGCGGAGTGCGGCGTGAATTCCGCAGCCGAATTTCTAGGCATACACTCGGCCGATCCTCGCATTGTGCTTGCCTCCTGCAAGGACTCCATGCTGCAGGCTCTGGGCACCCTAACCTGCCACAAGTCCGGAGTGCGAGCCCTAGAACGAACATCGAAGAGATCGCAGGCTTGTCTGGTTCGAGCACTCCTGCGTCCCTATGAGAACAGGGCCTGGGGCCAGAGCAATTGGCTACTCTTGCGCTTTTGGATGGGCGAGGGCTATGCCTACAAGGATTCCCGCCAGCCATCCGTGTGGCAGGGTGGGTCGCTGCCGCTCCATCAAGGACTATGTCGCAGTCGCTCCAGGAACGAGACGCACACGGGGCTCCTGCACAACGTTGCCCCGGCCAATCCCTCCAAGCATTTCCAACGGCTGATCGGCGCCAAGCTGCTGGAGGATGAGCCCTTTGCCACCGCTTTTCTCAACTCGGTGTTAAGTCAACTAAACTGGGCCTtttctgaatttattttgctGCTGCAAGAG ATCCAAAACACCGCTCAGAGGCAGGAAAACACCCTGTTCGAGCCCAAGCAGCTGAAGATTTGCTCCATGTGCTTCGAGTTGACAGTCTCGCTGATGCGATGCCTTGAGATGGTCATCACAGCAGCGCCAGAGGTCGTGACGGATGCATCGCGTCCCAACAGCGATCTCCTGCTGAACCGCATCTGCCAGCTTATCAGTCAGGTGCTTTCGCGGGTGACAGTGCCACCGGGATGCTTCCAGTTCGTGGTGGATATGTGCTCGGCGGACTTGAATGCAGTCACTCACTACCCCATTGTCACCGCCGCTCTGGGCATTCTATTGGCCCTGATGCAGGAGGAGTTGGAGAGCGACATGAGGCCACAGATTGTGACTCGAGTGTCCCGGGCTTTTCTCACCGACCCCAGTTTTCAGTTCGCCACGCTGGAGTTTGCTCTGGGAGAAATACGAACACCGCTGCTAGAGCAGAAGACTATACCCCGGGGAAATTTTGATCCCTCTTCCAGGCCACACATCGACCCGCTGACCAACGATGTTCGAGTGCCCCTACCCAACAACTCCAAGCGAATTCGGGCTGATCCGCCCATCCTGAAGTTTGCCCTTAATGATT TTCCCTCTCATGTTTCCGCCGAGGAGATAGACAACGTGCGCAGCCTAATCGAGAGTTTACGCGTTAAACAGACGCTGCTGTCGGACATTACACTGCCATCGGAGGACTCCTTGTGCCCGATCTGTTGTGCCAAGCCAATCACCGCCGTGTTTACGCCCTGCAAGCACCAGTCCTGCAGCGACTGCATCATGCAGCACATGATGAACTCCAAGGTATGCTTCTACTGCAAGACCACCATCCAAACCATTGAGACGTTGGATGGCACGGTCATCTACTCCAATGACGAAGTCGTTCCGACGCCCATGGTCGAGAGGGCctaa